In Candidatus Cloacimonadota bacterium, a single genomic region encodes these proteins:
- a CDS encoding Do family serine endopeptidase: protein MKVFKRIFPLLVALSLMSCAVAQTNDFQADDIPRFRPTAGGSAPVWGSEPNPVVNVVRQVRESVVQIKVEAKVTVQNFNNPFFDDDFFRYFFPQQPREMQRPVTSMGSGFIYEYNPQTREAFIMTNNHVVEKGREGTITVTLADKVNYTATVVGLDPNTDVAVIKITLKEGEKITIAPLGDSSNLEIGSWAIAIGNPFGDVGLDRTVTLGVISAIGRSNLNFGNNSPIYQDYIQTDAAINPGNSGGPLLNIHGEVIGINSAITSTSGGNIGIGFAIPVNLAKRVVEDLVANGKVTRAYIGISPQEITSDLMEALNLSEVSGVLVAKVEIDSPAHKAGLSVGDVILEFNGEKVPNVSKFRIAVATSRVGTKVPVKIVREDETKTLYIQLDNFPEDKVAEAEATPTPESGAGISVEAIDSAYAQRNNIKADKGVIVSAIESNSPASKAGIQVGFVVLKVGNTEVNSPDEYRTAIDAAIAKMREDGRNTLILYVQDRNKTEQFVVLKFN, encoded by the coding sequence ATGAAAGTGTTCAAACGCATATTCCCCCTGTTGGTGGCCCTCAGCCTGATGTCCTGCGCCGTGGCCCAGACCAACGACTTCCAGGCCGACGATATTCCGCGGTTCCGCCCCACTGCCGGCGGCAGCGCGCCCGTTTGGGGCAGCGAGCCCAACCCGGTGGTCAACGTGGTGCGCCAGGTGCGCGAATCCGTGGTGCAGATCAAGGTCGAGGCCAAGGTCACCGTCCAGAATTTCAACAATCCCTTCTTCGACGACGATTTCTTCCGCTATTTCTTTCCCCAGCAGCCCCGTGAGATGCAGCGCCCGGTAACCTCGATGGGCAGCGGCTTCATTTATGAATACAATCCCCAGACCCGCGAGGCCTTCATCATGACCAACAACCACGTGGTGGAAAAAGGCCGGGAAGGCACCATCACCGTGACCCTGGCCGACAAGGTGAACTACACCGCCACCGTGGTGGGGCTGGATCCGAACACCGATGTGGCCGTGATCAAGATCACCCTCAAGGAAGGGGAAAAGATCACCATCGCTCCGTTGGGCGACTCCTCTAACCTCGAGATCGGCTCCTGGGCCATCGCCATCGGCAATCCCTTTGGTGACGTGGGCCTGGACCGCACCGTGACCCTCGGCGTGATCTCCGCCATCGGCAGAAGCAACCTAAACTTTGGCAACAATTCCCCCATCTATCAGGACTACATCCAAACCGACGCGGCCATCAATCCCGGCAACAGCGGCGGCCCCCTGCTCAACATCCACGGTGAGGTGATCGGCATCAATTCCGCCATCACCAGCACTTCCGGCGGCAACATCGGCATCGGTTTCGCCATTCCCGTGAACCTGGCCAAACGCGTGGTGGAAGACCTAGTGGCCAATGGCAAGGTGACCCGCGCCTACATCGGCATCTCGCCTCAGGAGATCACTTCCGACCTGATGGAGGCCCTGAACCTGTCCGAGGTCTCGGGAGTGCTGGTGGCCAAAGTTGAGATCGATTCCCCCGCGCACAAGGCCGGTCTCTCCGTGGGCGATGTGATCCTGGAATTCAACGGCGAGAAGGTTCCCAACGTTTCCAAATTCCGCATCGCGGTGGCCACTTCCAGGGTGGGCACCAAGGTTCCTGTGAAGATAGTACGCGAAGATGAGACCAAGACCCTCTACATCCAGCTCGACAATTTCCCCGAGGACAAGGTGGCCGAGGCTGAAGCAACCCCCACTCCGGAAAGCGGCGCCGGGATCAGCGTGGAGGCCATCGACAGCGCCTACGCCCAGCGCAACAACATCAAAGCGGACAAGGGCGTGATCGTGAGCGCCATCGAATCCAATTCCCCCGCCTCCAAAGCCGGCATCCAGGTTGGCTTCGTGGTACTGAAGGTTGGCAACACCGAGGTGAACAGCCCGGATGAGTATAGAACCGCCATCGACGCGGCCATTGCCAAAATGCGGGAGGACGGGCGCAACACCTTGATCCTCTATGTGCAGGACCGCAACAAGACAGAGCAGTTCGTGGTGCTCAAATTCAACTGA
- a CDS encoding XdhC family protein: MDPRQYYSSLNELVSAGQAAWQVTIVEVEGSTPAKPGMKMLIPAQGREQGNLGGGELEHGVIAWVQASRPEKPVLRTYNLSAAGESTHSDEAIPTAMNCGGQVRLFIEPLNPGKLLQIIGAGHCGRALAHLAGLCGFQTRLIDNRAEILERVPPEICSDKRLSDFSTLDGGVSFSPAALIVIMTHGHTHDQHVLELCLNKPFAYLGMIGSQKKVQATFTELWKKGHSQKQLDRVTAPVGLPIGSQTPYEIAVSILAQIISLDR, from the coding sequence ATGGACCCCCGGCAATACTACAGCTCTTTGAACGAATTGGTCAGCGCCGGACAGGCCGCCTGGCAGGTTACCATTGTTGAGGTGGAAGGTTCCACCCCCGCCAAACCGGGCATGAAAATGCTGATTCCCGCGCAGGGAAGGGAACAGGGCAACCTCGGCGGCGGAGAACTGGAACATGGCGTGATCGCCTGGGTGCAGGCCTCGCGGCCGGAAAAGCCGGTGCTGAGGACCTACAACCTCTCCGCAGCCGGCGAGAGCACTCATTCCGACGAGGCCATTCCCACCGCGATGAACTGCGGAGGCCAGGTGCGGCTGTTCATCGAGCCGCTGAACCCTGGCAAACTTCTCCAGATCATCGGCGCCGGGCATTGCGGCCGGGCTTTGGCCCACCTGGCCGGGCTCTGCGGTTTTCAAACCCGCCTCATCGACAACCGCGCCGAGATTTTGGAGCGCGTACCGCCGGAGATTTGTTCCGACAAGCGTTTGAGCGATTTTAGCACGCTTGACGGCGGGGTCAGCTTTTCACCCGCGGCCCTGATCGTGATCATGACCCACGGCCACACTCACGACCAGCATGTGCTAGAGCTCTGCCTCAACAAGCCTTTCGCGTATCTGGGCATGATCGGCAGCCAGAAAAAAGTTCAGGCCACCTTCACGGAGTTGTGGAAAAAAGGCCACAGCCAAAAGCAACTGGACCGGGTCACCGCGCCGGTCGGATTGCCCATCGGATCGCAGACCCCATACGAGATTGCCGTTTCCATCCTGGCCCAGATCATTTCCCTCGATCGCTGA
- a CDS encoding TrmH family RNA methyltransferase: protein MKTRGSFSPGKFQSLPPAAQIKALDKLAASLERILSAGEPASELTAHLGECVAWMAGPIPDNVLRLSQDLATAATPRAALLAIARFKSSLGQSFKDTQFSLKQTDGPRFAGLKSLERAGHVILILDNLRSAFNVGSIFRSAECLGLGAIWLCGVTATPSDPALVKTARGTAARVDWRQFEETPEAVREAKAKGYQVYALETSPQAGSVFTEDFQLPLALVLGNESLGISDEVLALCDRTICLPVQGWKNSLNVAVACAACAYQIVFGTPSGQ, encoded by the coding sequence ATGAAGACCCGCGGCAGTTTCAGCCCAGGCAAGTTCCAAAGCCTCCCCCCCGCTGCCCAGATCAAGGCCCTGGATAAGCTGGCAGCCTCCCTGGAAAGGATCTTGTCCGCCGGGGAACCAGCTTCAGAACTGACCGCGCATCTGGGTGAATGCGTGGCCTGGATGGCGGGACCAATTCCAGACAACGTTCTCAGGCTTTCCCAAGACCTGGCCACGGCGGCCACCCCCCGGGCCGCCCTCCTGGCCATCGCCCGCTTTAAAAGTTCGCTGGGCCAGTCTTTCAAGGACACCCAGTTTTCCCTGAAACAGACTGATGGCCCCCGCTTCGCCGGTCTCAAGTCGCTCGAACGGGCCGGACACGTGATCCTGATCCTGGACAACCTCCGCTCCGCCTTCAACGTGGGCTCCATCTTCCGCAGCGCCGAATGCCTGGGGCTGGGCGCGATCTGGTTGTGCGGAGTAACCGCCACGCCTTCTGACCCCGCTTTGGTAAAAACCGCCCGGGGAACCGCCGCCCGGGTGGACTGGCGCCAGTTTGAGGAAACACCAGAGGCGGTGCGGGAAGCCAAAGCCAAAGGCTACCAGGTTTATGCCCTGGAAACCTCGCCCCAGGCGGGATCAGTCTTCACAGAGGATTTTCAGCTGCCCCTGGCCCTGGTTTTGGGGAACGAAAGCCTGGGCATATCGGATGAAGTTCTGGCCCTGTGCGACCGGACGATCTGTCTGCCTGTGCAGGGCTGGAAAAACTCGCTCAACGTGGCCGTCGCCTGTGCCGCCTGCGCCTACCAGATCGTGTTCGGCACACCTTCCGGCCAATGA
- a CDS encoding HAD family hydrolase, whose translation MTAKASKRAVFLDRDGCISPDRFGYIGDPAAYELYPWTGEALRLLQSLGYLLILVTNQSGIARGCFDIPSLNRVHARLRKLLAAEKVKLDGLHFSPYFASGSVAPYNIEHEDRKPGLGMFHKARRAHRIDPGRSWMIGDRQTDITFGKNAGLRSILLLTGNGAQEMLSGLQDWPRQPDYIAETLLTAAKLIELIHS comes from the coding sequence GTGACAGCAAAAGCTTCTAAACGCGCCGTGTTCCTGGACCGCGACGGCTGCATCAGCCCCGACAGGTTCGGCTACATCGGCGATCCCGCCGCTTACGAACTCTATCCCTGGACCGGTGAGGCGCTGCGGCTGCTGCAGTCGCTGGGCTATCTGCTCATCCTGGTCACCAACCAGTCCGGCATCGCCAGGGGGTGTTTCGACATCCCCTCCCTGAATCGCGTGCACGCAAGGCTGCGCAAGCTTTTGGCCGCCGAGAAGGTGAAGCTGGACGGACTCCACTTCTCCCCCTATTTCGCCAGCGGCAGCGTTGCCCCCTACAACATCGAGCACGAGGACCGCAAACCCGGCCTGGGCATGTTCCACAAAGCCCGGCGCGCCCACCGGATCGATCCCGGCCGCTCCTGGATGATCGGTGACCGCCAGACGGACATCACCTTTGGCAAAAACGCCGGCCTCCGTTCCATCCTGCTGCTCACGGGCAACGGCGCTCAGGAAATGCTCTCCGGCCTGCAAGACTGGCCGCGGCAGCCGGACTACATCGCCGAAACCCTGCTCACGGCGGCCAAATTGATCGAACTGATCCACTCATGA